One window from the genome of Nicotiana sylvestris chromosome 9, ASM39365v2, whole genome shotgun sequence encodes:
- the LOC138877367 gene encoding uncharacterized mitochondrial protein AtMg00860-like, whose amino-acid sequence MDLMNRVFKPFLDSFGIVFIDDILVYSRSQEDYADHLRAVLHTLEQHQLYAKFSKCEFWLESVAFLGHVIYEEGFMVDPQKIAAVKNWPRPTTPTEIRRFLGLAGYYRRFVERFSTLASPLIKLTQKAVKFQ is encoded by the coding sequence atggatcttatgaatcgagtcttcaagccttttctagactcctttgggatagtgttcattgacgatattcttgtgtattcccgaagtcaGGAGGACTATGCTGACCATCTCAGGGCTGTTCTACATACTCTTGAGCAACATCAACTGTAtgcaaagttttcaaaatgtgaattttggcttgaatctgtcgcgttcttgggtcatgtcatcTACGAGGAAGGAtttatggttgatcctcaaaagattgcagcagtaaagaattggcctagacctaccactccaacagaAATTCGCAGATTCTTAGGTTTGGCTGGGTActataggagatttgtggagaGGTTTTCTACTCTTGCTTCTCCATTGATTAAATTGACTCAAAAAGCAGTTAAATTCCAATAG